tctttccaattcattgtgacagaattaccacatatacattcaaaacatactaatatgcattcataatgctaaagagatcaagaaatcataccagatgagtATTTCTCCTTCACAACGAGTCTGAAACCCAACCGtttacctcgaacaatcaccactcagaCAAAAAGAAATGGAGAAGATAACACCACTCAGAGCgcttagtattcttggagtgagaatccaaagtatgGGCTTTgatcggatttggtagagggaaggaggaagagagaccgtacacaacgatcaagcaagtaaGAGAAGAGGTCGTCTAGTTTCAGTATCTGAGAGATATGAAGCAACCATTTCTTCCTTAGAAAATACTAAATACCTCTCAAAATCGATGAAGGACAGCTGAGTGTAAGCAACTCCTCAAGAAAGCATTTCTTTCAGCTGCTCAACATTGTTATTGTACTACTAATACATCTAAAATTATTCTGAAGTCCATTTTTGTTAATAACCTGAGGGTTCTCATCTTCATTATTTATGCTAGCTGCGTTCGCCTGGTCAATCTGTATTTTAAATGCTTGGTCAGGCTGCTTATCGAGGGGCATTCACAAATGTTCCCGTACTGCCTGCATCTTACGTCTAGCTCAATGCGGGTGTCCTTTTCTTTGAGCTCGTTGTTCAGCTGCGACCCATAAAAGGATCTGCTCTTAGGTAAAAGCTgtacattttgaaatttttgtcaGATCTCTGATAAGGGGCgtgtttttaaagaaaatggGTTGTCAATGGCCTTTAGATTAGAGGTAGAAATAAAGATTGAGAGAGCTTGCATTGTTGTATGCATGCTCTATTCATCAAATAGCATCTGATTAATATGTAATATCAGCTGGTATTTTGCTTTGGCTCATCTTGACAGCCACGTGTCATTTGATTCAAACCATCGATGATTTAGCTAGAAGTActgattttaaaagttattttgactTCTTTTAGACTTTCAGCAATATATGAGCTTTTTCTTCGtatttccattgaaccaaaacttgCAAGAATTTTAGTACTGGTACACCGCACCTACTTTCTCTTATAGTTTTTGTCCAATCATCCAATTAAGAAATATTTCATCCTTCATTTTGTAGTTGAAATAAATGCTTCATTAATGTACTTAGACAATGAAATTGTTCAACGATTAGGAAAAACTATAGGGGTGCAAGGACAAATCGAAAAATCCAAAAAAGTGACCGAAACTAATGACGACTCGGTTtattatacattcagatctaaGGTTCAGTTTCacatttcaaaaattgattaaaacgGGTCCATTGTGGATTTAGAAttgagtagacataatataatGGAGCCAATTgaataatcatatttatacaaaaATGGATTGTTTTAACAACATAAACACGCGGCTCTAATGGCAATGCCATTCAATTAAATACTCAAGTGTTGGTTTTCATCGGCTTGGAGTGGTTTGGTTAGACGGTCCGGCGTTCGGTTTTTGTTCAAGGTTCGAACAATTGGAATTGAACCACTTACACCCTAATAATTTGAGCTTACTAAATATGAGCCTAGGGCCAACTAATCATTGAGCCAATGAGATATATTCAAAATTGTAGAATGATATTGTAGTGACAGACATGAAATCCACAAACAAGGGAAGGGTAAATGGTAAAGAACAATATATAGATTTATGTGGTTCAGTAACAACATTTTAGCTTGATCCACGGGTACAGAGAGAGAAcggttttattattttgaagagaatacaaaaaaaaaatacaaatagtTAACCACTAATggaattggagagtttatatatGATACCCTTCTAAATCTTTAATCTAAAATCCTGTAATGCCAGATAACATACTCAAGACACTTAAAAGATATAGATTTCAATCCTTCAATCGAATTCTCAATTTGATCAATAAGCTTACTAAAAGATTGCAAATTGGACAAACAAATGTgaataattattgtttttccaATCAAACCTTTAAACTATCATATTGTTACCATCAAACTCAAATCTCTacatcaaatttttgttttcttaaatcCAAGATAGTAACTCAAGGtgtgaaaacaaattttttttaatgattagtATTTACTCTGGACGttataattttgtttctttattgAAACCATcaataaaattaagttattatATGGTTTTAGTACAATAGAGGAGAAAAACACCAAACACAAGTCAATAAATGAGGCAGAGAAACTATTGAATGTATTTAAGGTGTGTTAGCTACATGTAAGAATGATGAATGATAAAgacttctcttttctttttgtccATATATCTTATTCATTGCATTAagtaaaaagtataaaattgaacaaattaaaGTACTTCCCTCACATGTTTTACATTCCTTTCTCATTTGATCTAAATCTATCTTAACCGTCTCtcaattatttcaaaaaataaatgtgGAGTATgaaggtttaatttttaatctcacatttcaaaacaaaaaggtAATACCGCTAAATTATGTTCTTGTCAACAACTCAACATGATTTTATTGGACCCGTCTGCACACTTGAAATAAATCGAAAGCTCTAGACAATGTAGCTACACTTAATTAAAATGACTTGAAATCAGACTTCAACATTAGGAGAAAAGTCATGTCAATGTTTCCCTTTTTTGTAAAATTCTTAGAGAGGAGAACAAGACTGTTCATACTTTAGCTGCTTTGGCATCTTTCGGAGTCCTCTAGGTTTTGGAAAGATGtctttcctttttctattttatctcTCTACCTTGAGAGGGACTGGgagtagtttttgtttttttttttcttttttttggtggtttgttgattgtttaaatgaatttcaattttttttataaaaaaatagcaataaatataataataaaaggctCTCGCTTCTCTTGGGAAGGTGATGGATGTAACGGAAACTGCAAGGGTTGTGTGAGAATGAAAATTGTCCCTACAACTCGACATGGATTCTTTCAACATGTATTGTTGAGAATTTTCAGGTATTCAACATAGGATTTTTCCAAGTCAAGCACTCTTAACTTTGAAGTTTCTATCATTGAGTCATCAGAAATAAGATACACTTTGTTAGTATTAAGTAATAactatcaaatattttaatcatttctTAACCACACTTGCATATCTTCCTATTTTCCTCATTGTTCTCGATTCATTCATGAATATCTCCTCTACTTAAGCCCCACATGTCCACCAACTTTTGTCTTAATTCATGTCGAACTACATCATACTTAGTAAGAAATGTATTTTGCTATCAAGGTGTAAGTGGTTCAATTCCAATCGGTTCGAACcttgaaccaaaaccaaacGCCGGACCATGTAACCAAACCACTCCAAGCCAATGAAAACCAGTTTACTTGGTTTGGTTTTTGGGTTCACATTATTAATGACTTAGTTTTGGTCTCTCCAAAGGCAAGCCCATGAGCCCACTTCATATTATTGAATTGAAGCCCAAAGCGACACTTGTGTGTAaacatattcaaaataaaaggcTGGCACAGTCACACACTCGAGTATTTAATTGAATGGCATTGCCATTAGAGCCGCGTGTTTATGTTGGTAAAACAATCCatttttgtataaatataattattcaattgGCTTGattatattatgtctactcacTTCTAAACCCGCAACTGACCCGTTTTAATCAGTTTTTGAAATGTGAAAACCAAACCTTTGATCCGAACTGGTAATAAACCGAATCATCAGTTTCGGTCACTTTTTCGGATTTTTCGATTTGTCCTTGCACCCCTATAGTTTTTCCTAATCGTTCAACAATCTCATTATCTAAATACATTAATGAAGTGTTTATTTCAACTACAAAATGAAGGATGAAATATTTCTTAATTGGATGGTTGGATAAAAACTATAAGAGAAAGTAGGTGTGCTCTACCCGTACTAAAATTCTTGCAAGTTTTGGGTCAATGGAAATACGAAGAAAAAGCTCATATTTTGCTGAAAGTCTAAAAGAagtcaaaataacttttgaaatcaGTACTTCTAGCCAAATTATCGATGGTTTGAATCAAATGACACGTGACTGTCGAGATGAGCCAAAACAAAATAACAGCTGATATTACATATTAATCAGATGCTATTTGATTAATAGATCATGCATACAGCGACGCAAGCTCTCTCAATCTCTATTTCTACCTCTAATCTAAAGGTCATTGACAACCCATTTTCTTTAGAAACACTATCAGAGATCtgacaaaaatttcaaaatgtacAGCTCTCACCTAAGAGCAGATCCTTTTACGGGTAGCAGCTGAACAACGAGCTCAAAGAAAAGGACACCTGCATTGAGCCAGACATAAGATGCAGGCAGCACGGGAACATTTGTGAATGTCCCTTGATAAGCAGCCCGACCAAACATTTAAAATACAGATTGGCCAGACGAATGCAGCTAGCGCAAATAATGAAGATGAGAACCCTCAGGGTTATCAACAAAAATGGACTTCAGAACAATTTTAGATGTATTAGTAATACAATAACAATGTTGAGCAGCTGAAAGAAATGCTTTCTTGAGGAGCTGCTTACACTCAGCTGTCCTTCATTGATGAAAACATCCTTCCCAGATGTTACAGAAACATTTACAGATGATGAACCTGTCAAACAGCAGTTGTCTTGATTCAGAAATGATTTGGAGGGAAATACTTTATGCATTCAAGACCTGGTCTAACTTACAGTCATAATTCGCCCATCCAATCCGTTGTCGAGCTAAGTCATAGACAATGATCTTATCTTTCAAAACAAGATCTACAAAATGGAGGAGTGTTTGTCATTGAAAATGAAGAGGAAGTTCATCAACAATAATCATATGGTTGATTGTGTTTACTATTCATTATTTTCATGGCACAAACAACAACTTACTCAAGTTCCTttggttgtttttctttttctttttttttttttttaatttgaatttgagttctgaaatttgacaaaaaaaataataggaaTTTGAGGCTGTTTGAGCATGGAATTTGTGAGAACCCTAGTTAGAGATATATTAGGATTATTAGTATGTTTAACAGTAAAGGCATTCTAATTTGagacactttttttttatataggaAATTTGAGACTAGATTCAGAATTTAACCTCCTAAAATATTTGTTCTATCCTCAGCTTTCTGAAAACCTATGCACCATAAAGCCGGTTCCTGCAAGATAAATTGTTTTGCATTATATATATGCCATAATTCAATATCTAAATCTTCCAGAAGTCAGGATGGATGAAATGAAAATATCCGAAATCATGTGCTAGCAAAATTATTGAGCAACTTACTATGGAGTCAAACTGAAGATATTCTTCTGGTGTCACCACCATGGCTGCAATACCCTCAAAATTAAAGCTAATCTCAGGGAATATTTCTGCTATACTAAACATAAAAACGTGTAATCATTTAGTacctgaaaaaagaaaagaaacaaagtaaCACTTCccattgaaaattaattatagtttCCCATATTATTTGGTTAAGTTGCACACCTCGTAGAGACTCGATAACATTGGTTACCCCTTGAAATTGTGGGAGTGGCTGATTGAGAAACAGCAGAAGTTATCTACAATAAGCAACAgtaaaatcagaatcagtgcaTGTAGATGAAAGCATTATTAAAATTTCCACCACCATGCAGTTTGCAAACAGTAGATCAGAAGGAGACATAAATAGCTGATGATGTTATGTCAGAAATGAAATCGACAAGCAAAGAAAGCGAGAAAATGTTAATAGTAAAGAACGACACAAAATTTTACGCAATTCACTACAATGTATTAATTACGTCAAAGGGCAGAGAGAGAGAGTAGTTTTATTATAACAGAGAAATATCAGATAATACAAATGCAAAGGCACCAAATAACatattcaaggcattccaacagATGAAATAAGAACAACTCCTCAGCACTGAACATGAAAGAACGGCCTAAACAGAGATATAACTGGAGTTGCAACTAACTATTATGATAAAACCATATTTATCAGTAGAATACCATTTTTCACAAACTATTGCACAAAGGGTAATCATGTTGAATCAACACCAACTGATATCAGTTTAGTTGGATCATCCCttcaataattatatattataatcatGAAATTTATTGCAAGTAAGCAATGGAACACCAACCACTCCCCAAAGAAATCAAACCTAACAATAAGAGACAGGTAGGAACACAAACAAACTTACCACACTGACAATCCAATCGTAAACTTCTTCCACAAGGTATGCCAAAGTTGTCCCAGAGTCAATAATAGTTTCTCCCGCATTTGATATCGGAAACACAGTGGGGTTTGAAAATAGTTGCCCGCTGAGTGCAATACTCTGTAAATTTAAGGTATAGTGCGGCCtgatttcaattaaaaaataaataagttgtacataaatgttaaaatttaaaacatctAGAATGTGCATCTCTtatatctaatgaacaaatacaagagaaaaaaaacgggcaaaagaaaaaaattgtttttctgaGATGAACAAAAACTCATTGAAAGAGTGACACGATTGGCAAAGGCGGTTAAGGACAGTGCAATATTTCTATATAAGTTTCCATGTTAAAGTAGAATTCATCCCCTGATGTAGCAAGAACAGCCATAAATCGTggagaaaaattacaaaatatggCATCATTAGTTAGAACAATGAAAAACTTTCAGATATTTAACAATCAAGACAAAACTCGGCATAACTCTTCTATTCATGGAGGTCATCCCTCTTTTGATGTATGATGCCAGTTCTTAAAACCTCAAATTATGGTTGGGTAATATCATCTTTCCAAAGCCCGAATCAGCATCTTAATGTCATGTGGTTCCAAACTAGAGACTTCTAattaatctttaaaatattgattgtgaaaaaatcatgaaatatttccATGAATGGTGGTCACAAGAGGTTTTGGCTTCAAGATGACATTCTCTTCACGAGCACTTGTATGAATTATCAACATATCACATCTCTAGTTCCTCCCAATTGAAAAATCTAGCCTTAAAACAAGTGGTGTGTGATGAAGGTAACTTTGACTCTACCAGATCTGGTCAAAGATGGATCCTATTGGAGTCATTCATGAAAGTCATTGTGTTTTATACTTCTGAGGAAATATTTGGGGGGAAAATAAGGATCCAAAATTTCATGGACATCACAAAGAATAAGTAGAACCAATATCTCAAATCTTTCACAAGATAGAGGACATACTGAGATGGAATAAGTGGACTATAAACAATGCTGGGCTCCAGAATCTCACCAAGAACCAAGATACCCCCTCCATTTTCCCCTCCTTTCAAACAATGGGAGAATACTTTAGGCGTAATCCCTCGAGAAGATAATTGTGAAATAACTGAGAACTCCCCTTGACCAAACCCAAAAATTCCATCAAGTGCTTTGGTTGCCCGAGTCAAATCCCCATACTGATATATGCTACACCTGCATTGACAACCAAACAAAGCAGTAATTTCAAGTTCCCAACCAAAGATGAATAAAAACACACGTGGAATCAAAAGATCAAGTTGAGTGGATAAGTAGAGcagaattttttttcaattcgaTAAATAAACATCTAGTGCATTTCACGACCAATTTTACTTCTGCAGTTAACAAGGACAAAATATACTACAGCCCCAAAATATTGTATTATTGGTAATATAACAATTCAGCTCAGGGGCATGACGTATACAATGGCTTCTGATGGTTGGAATATCAAATATGATATTTGGGCTGAAATCTACAACGGGTTTACCAACTTCGTAATACACAACATGATACCTAAGTCTTCACGAGGCATGGAGGCAGTTAGGGAGGCTGCATTAAAATCTGTTTTCGTCTTTATATATAAAGGAAAGCCCAGTGAAAACGTGTTTTgataaaca
The nucleotide sequence above comes from Benincasa hispida cultivar B227 chromosome 3, ASM972705v1, whole genome shotgun sequence. Encoded proteins:
- the LOC120072511 gene encoding aspartic proteinase 39-like, giving the protein MRLFFCLISALASAVVVVAGTAATSLNHFPLHRTFPHFPTPHFHSLTARDRLRHSRLLRRLAGGIVNFSVKGSSDPFVGLYFTKVKLGNPEREFNVQIDTGSDILWVTCSPCDGCPQSSGLGIELNLFDATKSSSARVVPCSDPICAAIPTTRDQCLSQTDRCGYTFHYRDRSGTSGFYITDSMHFDILLGESTIANSSAPIVFGCSIYQYGDLTRATKALDGIFGFGQGEFSVISQLSSRGITPKVFSHCLKGGENGGGILVLGEILEPSIVYSPLIPSQPHYTLNLQSIALSGQLFSNPTVFPISNAGETIIDSGTTLAYLVEEVYDWIVSVITSAVSQSATPTISRGNQCYRVSTSIAEIFPEISFNFEGIAAMVVTPEEYLQFDSIEPALWCIGFQKAEDRTNILGDLVLKDKIIVYDLARQRIGWANYDCSSSVNVSVTSGKDVFINEGQLSVSSSSRKHFFQLLNIVIVLLIHLKLF